The proteins below come from a single Desulfovibrio sp. JC022 genomic window:
- a CDS encoding ABC transporter substrate-binding protein: MEVVFLNPGKSDPSDPTGGFWREVGSFMQAAADDLGIDLEIIYAERNHILMGKEAEKVLSREHLPDYLIVVNEKLAAGKIIAYADKKGVKVFNLLMNFYGDQAAELGAPREKYKNWIGGLVPDNRWAGYNLAKKLIEKASEQGIAEEKVKLLPIVGDYVTQATLLRNQGLSYARADFFDAKFLPEIHCLWREDKAFELVTKFLRRDPKVNVIWAANDPMALGAIEGIKKNGLTPGKDVLVGGINWDKPALEAVRDGSITLSVGGHFMTGGWGLVMLYDYHHGYDFAEKDGAMIRKRIFCVIDDRNVRRFLKKFGARDWSKIDFRKFSRAYNNNDLKYDFSMKALLGN; encoded by the coding sequence ATGGAGGTCGTCTTCCTCAATCCCGGTAAGTCCGATCCCAGTGATCCTACTGGCGGATTCTGGCGTGAGGTCGGTTCATTTATGCAGGCTGCTGCCGATGATCTGGGTATTGATCTGGAGATTATCTATGCGGAGCGTAATCATATATTAATGGGCAAAGAGGCTGAAAAAGTTCTCAGCCGTGAGCATCTGCCTGATTACCTGATTGTCGTCAATGAGAAGCTGGCGGCAGGAAAGATCATTGCCTATGCCGATAAAAAAGGCGTTAAGGTCTTTAACCTTTTGATGAATTTTTATGGTGATCAGGCTGCTGAATTGGGAGCTCCGAGGGAAAAGTACAAGAACTGGATCGGTGGTCTGGTCCCGGATAACCGCTGGGCCGGATATAATCTGGCAAAGAAATTGATTGAGAAGGCAAGCGAGCAGGGGATTGCGGAAGAAAAGGTAAAACTTCTGCCTATTGTCGGAGACTATGTCACTCAGGCCACGCTGCTTAGAAATCAGGGATTGAGTTATGCTCGTGCGGATTTTTTTGACGCAAAATTCCTTCCTGAAATTCACTGTCTCTGGCGCGAAGACAAGGCCTTTGAACTGGTTACTAAATTCTTACGGCGGGACCCAAAAGTTAACGTGATCTGGGCTGCTAACGATCCCATGGCTCTTGGTGCCATAGAAGGGATAAAGAAGAACGGACTTACTCCGGGTAAAGATGTGCTGGTAGGTGGTATCAATTGGGATAAGCCCGCGCTTGAGGCTGTCAGAGACGGTTCTATCACTCTTTCCGTGGGCGGGCATTTTATGACCGGCGGTTGGGGGCTGGTCATGCTTTACGACTACCATCACGGCTATGACTTTGCTGAAAAAGATGGAGCGATGATCAGGAAAAGAATTTTTTGTGTAATTGATGACCGTAATGTGAGGCGTTTCTTAAAGAAATTCGGTGCCCGAGACTGGTCCAAGATTGATTTCAGGAAATTTTCAAGAGCCTATAATAATAACGATTTAAAGTACGATTTCTCTATGAAAGCTTTGTTGGGAAACTAG
- a CDS encoding HigA family addiction module antitoxin — MPMNNPPHLGELIKSVYMEEYNLSYRKLATMLGVAPSTLARILNAKSAVSPEMALRLSITLGRTPESWLAMQANYDLYKVRSQIDLSGLSSVDAKHTVA; from the coding sequence ATGCCTATGAACAATCCACCGCATCTCGGCGAGCTTATTAAGTCCGTGTATATGGAAGAATACAACCTGAGCTACCGCAAGCTGGCAACGATGCTTGGCGTAGCTCCATCCACCCTTGCCCGCATCCTGAACGCCAAGAGTGCTGTCTCTCCTGAAATGGCCCTGCGCCTTTCAATAACTCTCGGACGCACCCCGGAAAGTTGGCTGGCTATGCAGGCCAACTATGACCTTTATAAAGTACGCAGCCAGATTGATTTATCTGGGCTCTCTTCTGTAGATGCAAAACACACAGTTGCATAA
- a CDS encoding methionyl-tRNA formyltransferase: protein MAIIRQLEHRELERFAKHTETEGTYSIVELDGKKYLQIDTYGSKQRQDRGKISQSLRLSQEAIEQLLKIIKTNF, encoded by the coding sequence ATGGCCATCATTAGACAGCTTGAACACAGGGAACTTGAAAGGTTTGCCAAACATACTGAAACAGAAGGGACATACTCAATTGTCGAGCTGGACGGCAAAAAATATCTTCAGATAGACACATATGGTTCAAAACAACGACAAGACAGAGGCAAAATAAGTCAATCGCTTAGACTCTCTCAAGAGGCCATAGAGCAATTACTTAAAATTATTAAAACAAATTTTTAA
- a CDS encoding AIPR family protein — protein sequence MLFTDYYQDFMQDIYARSDAEQDFTESIFTERVCEFLFDYQAIEDYSLAEYKHQSLGLRIDAWNLSIETGVLSLFISDFKPSNEPYSLTQTSLKTIFKRADKFFQRCIDKPFHKALEESTMGYIVAREIYENAEYISKVQFFLLSNGVLSSKAKGLSQTDNGSITKHYNIWDLGRIANIELSGKAREDLVINFDTPVPCLPAFTGSESCQSYLLVLPGELLASLYDEHRERLLEQNVRTFLQFRGNVNKGIKTTIQNSPDMFFAYNNGLTATAEQICLSPEKDKICAITNLQIVNGGQTTASLFMSKKKHKLDLSAIHVQVKLSVIAPDEVETIVPQISKCANTQNKVNIADFSSNHPFHLRIEEKSRRIWAPSPEGTNQDTHWFYERARGQFANAYAAFSRSEQTKFLTINPKHQMVTKTDFAKYDYTFLMMPNIVSKGAQTCFRELAGKIDKEWEADDSQFGDLYFKHLVAKAILFRGLDKQIMKQSWYGGYKANIVTYTLALFTFLVEETKKFIDFSLIWEKQSIPEDINTFLLSLAEKVNNQIQNTELNVTQYCKQELCWQKVKGIHVDLPEGVATLLVDKTAIIGEEKDAKTDQKMLTGLEAQMFVINKGSEYWQHLLQWQNESRTLSPNQLGLLQTASIRPERIQDWQALKLVEINDNAIEQGFLPND from the coding sequence ATGCTTTTTACAGATTACTACCAAGACTTCATGCAAGACATTTATGCCAGATCTGATGCTGAGCAAGATTTCACTGAGTCAATATTCACTGAAAGGGTTTGTGAATTCCTTTTCGACTATCAGGCGATAGAAGACTATTCGTTGGCTGAATATAAACATCAATCACTCGGCTTACGCATAGACGCATGGAATCTCAGCATAGAAACAGGAGTGCTTAGTTTATTCATATCTGATTTTAAACCCAGTAACGAGCCTTACTCTTTGACTCAGACTTCACTGAAAACAATTTTTAAACGTGCCGATAAATTTTTCCAGCGATGCATCGACAAACCATTTCATAAAGCCCTTGAAGAAAGCACAATGGGATATATTGTAGCGCGTGAAATTTATGAAAATGCAGAATATATTTCTAAGGTTCAATTTTTTCTGTTATCAAATGGAGTCCTCAGCTCTAAAGCAAAAGGTCTATCTCAGACCGACAATGGTTCCATAACAAAGCACTATAATATATGGGACCTAGGGAGAATTGCCAATATAGAACTATCCGGCAAAGCTCGTGAAGATCTCGTTATTAACTTCGACACACCTGTCCCATGCTTACCTGCATTTACAGGTTCAGAATCATGTCAATCATATCTTCTTGTTTTACCCGGAGAACTTTTAGCTTCTTTATATGATGAACACAGAGAGAGGTTGCTTGAACAAAACGTGCGTACCTTTCTACAATTCAGAGGCAACGTAAACAAAGGAATAAAAACAACAATCCAAAACTCACCTGATATGTTTTTTGCCTATAACAATGGCTTAACGGCAACTGCTGAACAGATCTGCCTGTCCCCTGAAAAAGATAAAATTTGTGCTATAACCAACCTACAAATAGTAAACGGCGGACAAACTACAGCCTCGCTGTTTATGTCGAAAAAAAAGCATAAGCTGGATTTATCCGCAATACATGTACAGGTTAAATTGTCCGTAATAGCACCAGATGAGGTAGAAACAATAGTCCCTCAAATATCTAAGTGTGCCAACACTCAAAACAAGGTAAATATTGCGGACTTTTCATCAAACCACCCATTTCACTTACGTATAGAAGAAAAATCGAGAAGAATTTGGGCTCCCTCTCCAGAAGGAACCAACCAAGACACCCACTGGTTCTACGAGCGTGCTCGCGGACAATTTGCCAATGCATACGCAGCCTTTTCCAGATCAGAACAAACAAAATTCCTTACGATTAATCCTAAACACCAGATGGTCACCAAAACTGACTTCGCAAAATACGATTATACCTTTTTAATGATGCCTAACATTGTGAGTAAAGGGGCCCAGACGTGTTTTCGGGAATTAGCCGGGAAAATAGATAAAGAATGGGAAGCCGACGACAGTCAATTTGGTGATCTCTACTTCAAGCACCTTGTGGCCAAAGCCATCCTCTTCAGAGGATTAGACAAACAAATCATGAAACAATCATGGTACGGAGGCTATAAAGCCAACATAGTCACATACACCTTGGCCCTCTTTACCTTTTTAGTTGAAGAAACAAAAAAATTTATTGATTTTTCTTTAATTTGGGAAAAACAAAGCATTCCAGAAGACATAAACACCTTTCTTCTCTCTCTGGCAGAGAAGGTGAATAATCAAATTCAAAATACAGAATTAAACGTTACTCAATACTGCAAACAGGAACTTTGCTGGCAGAAAGTGAAAGGAATTCATGTGGACCTCCCGGAAGGAGTAGCTACATTACTAGTCGACAAAACAGCAATAATAGGAGAGGAAAAAGACGCAAAAACCGACCAAAAAATGCTCACGGGATTAGAAGCCCAGATGTTTGTAATCAATAAGGGGAGTGAATACTGGCAACATCTTTTGCAGTGGCAAAACGAATCCAGAACACTTTCCCCCAACCAACTTGGATTGCTGCAAACAGCATCAATAAGGCCGGAACGCATTCAAGACTGGCAAGCTCTCAAGCTTGTCGAAATAAATGACAACGCTATCGAACAAGGTTTTCTTCCAAATGACTAA
- the tpx gene encoding thiol peroxidase, protein MNERTGIITFQGNPLTLLGDEIKVGDKAPEFGVTDNGLAPKALADFAGKVLIISAVPSLDTPVCDMETRRFNNEAASLGDDIKILTLSMDLPFAQARWCGAAGVEAVQTLSDYKDSSFGEAYGVLIKELRLLSRTVFVVDKSGTVQYAQYVNEITEEPDYDAALAAAKKLV, encoded by the coding sequence ATGAATGAAAGAACAGGCATAATCACCTTTCAGGGTAATCCCCTGACTCTTCTTGGCGATGAAATTAAAGTTGGCGACAAGGCTCCCGAATTTGGCGTGACCGATAATGGCCTTGCTCCCAAAGCTCTGGCTGATTTTGCCGGCAAGGTACTGATTATCAGTGCCGTGCCTTCCCTTGATACCCCGGTTTGCGACATGGAGACACGCAGGTTCAACAATGAGGCTGCATCCCTCGGCGATGATATCAAAATCCTGACCCTGTCCATGGACCTTCCTTTTGCACAGGCCCGCTGGTGCGGTGCTGCGGGAGTTGAAGCTGTGCAGACCCTTTCTGATTACAAAGACTCCTCTTTCGGTGAGGCTTACGGAGTCCTGATCAAAGAATTGCGTCTCCTTAGCCGCACAGTATTTGTAGTGGATAAGTCCGGTACTGTGCAGTATGCGCAGTATGTAAATGAAATTACCGAGGAACCGGATTATGATGCAGCTCTTGCAGCTGCTAAGAAGCTGGTTTAA
- the modB gene encoding molybdate ABC transporter permease subunit: MDFYPLYISAKLAVATTLFIPIVAAPIAYILAFVDFKGKSLVDAVVSLPMVLPPTVLGFGLLIVMGPQGSLGGLWNDLTGERMVFSFSGILLASLVYNLPFAVQPMRAAFEKLDIRLLENAAVLGLTSTATFFRVVLPNSLPGLAASAMLVFAHSLGEFGVILMVGGSIPGSTKVASIAIYEAVEAMRYDDAMYMSLAIIPVSFLALLAINRINSISRSRS; encoded by the coding sequence ATGGATTTCTATCCACTCTATATCTCGGCAAAACTGGCTGTGGCTACAACCCTATTCATCCCTATTGTTGCCGCGCCCATCGCTTACATTCTTGCTTTCGTTGATTTCAAGGGCAAAAGTCTGGTTGATGCTGTTGTTTCTCTCCCCATGGTGCTTCCTCCCACGGTCCTCGGCTTCGGACTGCTTATAGTTATGGGGCCGCAGGGTTCTCTGGGAGGGCTATGGAATGACCTCACCGGGGAACGCATGGTCTTCAGCTTTTCCGGCATATTGCTGGCCTCTCTGGTCTACAACCTGCCCTTTGCAGTGCAGCCCATGCGTGCGGCCTTTGAAAAACTGGACATCCGCTTGCTGGAGAATGCGGCAGTACTGGGACTAACCTCCACGGCAACATTCTTCCGGGTGGTTCTGCCTAACAGTCTGCCCGGACTGGCGGCTTCGGCAATGCTGGTATTTGCCCACAGTCTCGGCGAATTCGGGGTCATCCTCATGGTCGGCGGGTCTATTCCCGGCTCCACCAAAGTTGCCTCCATCGCCATCTACGAAGCAGTGGAAGCCATGCGCTACGACGATGCCATGTACATGTCACTGGCAATCATCCCGGTCAGCTTTCTGGCTCTTTTAGCCATCAACCGGATCAACAGCATCAGCCGGAGCAGATCATGA
- a CDS encoding very short patch repair endonuclease — protein sequence MDCFNKQKRSDVMRCIKSKDTKPEIFIRKGLHRRGYRYRLHRKDLPGTPDLVLPAYKSVIFVHGCFWHMHSCAYFKLPKSNTEYWTDKLEKNVKRDKRDIDALLDSGWRILIVWECAIKNCSDIEKANTLDEVELFLKDNSVFAEISKDSCQPKKK from the coding sequence ATGGATTGCTTCAACAAGCAAAAACGAAGTGATGTCATGAGGTGTATTAAATCCAAAGACACCAAGCCTGAGATATTCATTCGTAAAGGACTCCATAGACGTGGTTATCGATATCGACTGCATCGCAAAGACCTGCCGGGAACACCTGATCTAGTGCTTCCCGCATATAAATCCGTGATCTTCGTTCATGGTTGCTTCTGGCACATGCATAGTTGCGCATATTTTAAATTACCAAAATCAAATACAGAATACTGGACGGACAAGCTTGAGAAAAATGTAAAAAGGGACAAACGTGATATCGATGCCCTTCTAGATTCAGGCTGGAGAATTTTGATTGTATGGGAATGTGCTATCAAAAACTGTAGCGACATAGAAAAGGCCAATACACTTGATGAAGTTGAGCTATTCTTAAAAGATAATAGTGTATTCGCAGAAATTTCCAAGGATTCATGCCAGCCCAAAAAAAAGTAA
- the modA gene encoding molybdate ABC transporter substrate-binding protein, translated as MKRISALVLTLLLALPFSANAADLMVAQAANFMPAMQEIIPAFKKSSGLEVLATYTSTGKLYAQIVNGAPFDLFLAADERRPQKLYSDGLAETPFVYAKGKVVLWSKDKNKIEQSWQKTIMDGKFQKIAIANTETAPYGSAAMLALQQTKLWELTKPKLVFAQTIAQTFQFAATGAADAGFCAYSSMFTPAGKKGAFVAINEAPPVIQAACILKSSEHKKTARKFIEFLSGPEASAIKKKYGYD; from the coding sequence ATGAAACGAATCAGTGCCCTCGTCCTCACCCTGCTGCTGGCCCTGCCTTTTTCGGCAAACGCTGCCGATCTTATGGTCGCACAGGCTGCCAACTTCATGCCCGCCATGCAAGAAATCATCCCCGCTTTCAAGAAAAGCAGCGGCCTTGAAGTTCTGGCCACTTACACCTCCACCGGAAAACTTTACGCCCAGATCGTAAACGGCGCGCCTTTTGATCTGTTTCTGGCCGCTGATGAACGCCGCCCCCAGAAGCTTTACAGTGACGGACTGGCTGAAACTCCCTTTGTATACGCCAAAGGGAAAGTGGTTCTCTGGTCCAAGGACAAAAATAAAATTGAACAGAGCTGGCAAAAAACCATCATGGACGGCAAATTTCAAAAGATCGCCATTGCAAACACCGAAACAGCACCCTACGGCAGCGCAGCCATGCTGGCCTTGCAGCAGACAAAACTATGGGAACTGACTAAACCGAAACTGGTTTTTGCCCAGACCATTGCCCAAACTTTTCAGTTCGCAGCCACCGGAGCAGCTGACGCCGGATTCTGCGCTTATTCATCCATGTTCACCCCCGCAGGCAAAAAAGGTGCTTTTGTGGCCATCAATGAAGCTCCCCCGGTAATTCAGGCCGCATGCATCCTTAAATCCTCAGAACATAAGAAAACCGCCCGGAAATTCATAGAATTCCTTTCCGGTCCTGAAGCATCCGCCATCAAGAAAAAATACGGGTATGACTAA
- a CDS encoding DNA cytosine methyltransferase translates to MTKFLLGELFCGPGGMALGARLAAEEYQYDGSPLPIEHIWGVDKDEHAISTYNSNNLGEGVHCDALDFANNIKDADHKILANFPPINALAFGFPCNDFSVVGERKGINGKYGNLYKAGVKVIEQMNPLFFIAENVSGIHSANSDATFYQIISELEAAGKHGYDLTIHLYKFDEYGVAQMRHRYIIVGIRKDLKIKFRIPEPTHKTPVTASEILGKPYQTPPSNANNFKQDPRVQERLLFTPPWHNAWFLDTLLEMGEAGCREYLEKKLPWFEEKLGNATDHEIKERIIACKLNCKKARMSHIYRRLHPDKPAYTITGSGGGGTHGYHWEECRCLTNRERARLQSFPDDFIFMGSLPQVRKQIGMAVPPAGAKIIFKAILDSFAGKKYPYVEEPSYKPMDAESFKAYRSKRYKIRLKERLRNNYSFELSDYHKLEDIIETLIEEDLSLDEAESFILETR, encoded by the coding sequence ATGACTAAATTCCTTTTAGGCGAGCTTTTTTGTGGGCCCGGTGGAATGGCCCTAGGAGCGCGGCTCGCAGCTGAGGAGTATCAATACGACGGTTCTCCCCTTCCCATTGAGCATATATGGGGAGTAGACAAAGATGAGCATGCGATATCTACCTATAACTCAAACAATTTAGGAGAAGGGGTTCACTGTGACGCCTTAGATTTTGCCAACAACATCAAAGACGCCGATCATAAGATCTTGGCGAATTTTCCTCCCATCAATGCACTGGCTTTTGGCTTTCCCTGCAACGATTTCAGTGTCGTAGGAGAGCGCAAGGGGATTAATGGAAAATATGGCAACCTTTACAAGGCAGGAGTAAAAGTTATTGAGCAAATGAATCCACTTTTCTTTATTGCTGAAAATGTGAGCGGAATTCATTCAGCAAATTCAGACGCTACGTTCTATCAAATCATTTCAGAACTAGAAGCAGCCGGAAAACATGGCTACGACCTGACAATCCACCTTTATAAATTTGATGAGTACGGGGTGGCTCAAATGCGTCACCGCTATATAATAGTTGGAATCAGGAAGGATTTGAAAATTAAATTTCGAATCCCAGAACCAACACACAAAACTCCGGTCACAGCTTCTGAAATATTGGGCAAACCATATCAAACCCCTCCCTCGAATGCCAATAATTTCAAGCAAGACCCCCGTGTGCAAGAACGCCTTCTATTCACCCCGCCATGGCATAACGCATGGTTTCTCGATACATTGCTCGAAATGGGAGAAGCAGGCTGCCGTGAATATCTAGAAAAAAAACTTCCTTGGTTCGAAGAAAAACTGGGTAATGCTACCGACCATGAAATTAAAGAACGCATTATAGCCTGCAAACTTAACTGCAAAAAAGCTAGGATGAGCCACATCTACAGAAGGTTGCACCCTGACAAGCCTGCCTACACAATTACAGGAAGCGGCGGAGGCGGAACCCATGGCTATCACTGGGAGGAGTGTCGATGCCTGACAAACAGGGAAAGAGCACGCCTTCAAAGCTTTCCTGATGACTTTATTTTCATGGGGTCACTCCCTCAAGTACGCAAACAAATTGGCATGGCTGTGCCTCCTGCCGGTGCTAAAATCATTTTCAAAGCTATCTTGGATAGTTTTGCAGGCAAAAAGTACCCATATGTGGAAGAACCCAGCTACAAGCCCATGGATGCAGAATCTTTTAAAGCATACAGAAGTAAACGCTATAAAATACGCCTGAAAGAAAGATTGCGAAACAATTATTCTTTCGAGCTTAGTGACTATCATAAACTTGAAGACATAATCGAAACGTTAATTGAAGAAGATTTATCATTGGATGAGGCTGAAAGCTTTATCCTCGAAACAAGGTAA
- a CDS encoding TOBE domain-containing protein encodes MQNKGNGSQKNQAGESRLAPAEVFDVPDNVLHLSGPELSALEEEFRSWKDGAMRADYVRSRTRAFCLFLVLRHTGAKLGEILGLDERKAVDLDRAVVLLGREGHRREIPLPQSVCRELKGLIDGPMGSGLEGELFHLDPGYVRRIFYERAESCGLERKKGAPSVLRRSRAVEMLRSGVPLGVVRKVLGQSSADLAEVYQEWSSGDVKNIVRRMALEESALKSSARNTFIGQVGFVRRDGVLADVEFETAEGFTISSVITLESLYKLDLEAGVSVSATVKAPLVAVRPLKGKGTSSRNCIPAKVTSIKQTEILAEVSGESAEGTQMCALVTSWSIEEEGLFEGADVEFCFKALSVVLHAV; translated from the coding sequence GTGCAGAACAAAGGAAACGGAAGTCAGAAAAATCAGGCCGGAGAAAGTCGGCTGGCCCCTGCGGAAGTCTTTGATGTTCCTGATAATGTTTTGCATCTCAGCGGTCCTGAACTTTCTGCTCTGGAAGAAGAGTTCCGCAGTTGGAAAGACGGGGCCATGCGCGCGGATTACGTCCGTTCCCGCACAAGGGCTTTTTGTCTGTTTCTCGTACTCAGGCATACCGGGGCCAAGCTTGGTGAAATTCTGGGACTTGATGAACGTAAGGCGGTTGATCTTGACCGGGCTGTTGTCCTGCTAGGGCGGGAAGGGCATAGGCGTGAAATTCCCCTGCCGCAATCTGTCTGCCGGGAGCTTAAGGGCTTGATTGACGGTCCCATGGGATCAGGACTTGAGGGTGAACTTTTTCATCTTGATCCCGGCTATGTGCGTAGAATTTTTTATGAGCGCGCCGAGTCCTGCGGGTTGGAGCGCAAAAAGGGTGCACCTTCGGTCTTGCGCCGTTCCAGAGCGGTGGAAATGCTGCGTAGCGGTGTGCCGCTGGGGGTGGTGCGCAAGGTTCTCGGGCAGTCTTCAGCCGATCTTGCCGAGGTTTATCAGGAATGGTCGTCCGGGGATGTGAAGAATATTGTCCGGCGTATGGCTCTTGAGGAAAGCGCGCTTAAATCCAGTGCCCGCAATACTTTTATAGGGCAGGTCGGCTTCGTGCGCCGTGACGGGGTGCTGGCCGATGTGGAATTCGAGACCGCCGAAGGTTTCACCATCAGTTCGGTTATCACTCTGGAAAGCCTTTACAAGCTTGATCTGGAAGCAGGTGTTTCTGTTTCCGCTACAGTAAAAGCACCGCTGGTGGCAGTTCGCCCTTTAAAAGGAAAGGGTACTAGTTCCCGCAACTGCATTCCAGCCAAAGTAACCTCTATCAAACAGACAGAAATTCTGGCTGAGGTTTCCGGTGAATCCGCCGAAGGAACCCAGATGTGCGCACTGGTAACATCATGGTCTATTGAAGAAGAAGGACTGTTTGAAGGGGCTGATGTGGAATTTTGTTTTAAGGCTTTATCTGTTGTTCTACATGCAGTCTAA
- a CDS encoding molybdenum ABC transporter permease: MDIAAILSDSATLSPLTLSAQVMGVAGVLHLVIGVPLAFWLSRTKGMLHNMIDTAVTLPLVFPPVATGFVLLFLLGRRGPAANILGDSIIFGFPGLVVAAFIAGLPLLVKPVQAALKSAEAAKLREVAAVLGKSETEIFLQVLLPCARRSIAAGTLLALARSLGEVGMTLMLGGNVIGRTNTLSLEIYNAVFNGEFERAAVLSSIIGVASITMFTALKKFSDAE, translated from the coding sequence ATGGACATTGCGGCAATCCTTTCTGACAGCGCAACCCTAAGTCCGCTGACCCTGTCCGCACAGGTTATGGGAGTAGCGGGAGTGTTGCATCTGGTCATTGGGGTGCCGCTGGCCTTCTGGCTCTCCCGGACCAAAGGAATGCTGCACAATATGATAGACACTGCTGTAACCCTGCCGCTGGTCTTTCCCCCGGTGGCAACCGGATTTGTGCTGCTCTTCCTGCTGGGCAGACGCGGCCCGGCTGCAAACATCTTGGGGGACTCCATTATTTTCGGATTTCCCGGCCTGGTGGTGGCAGCTTTCATCGCGGGACTTCCCCTACTGGTCAAGCCCGTACAGGCAGCCCTGAAATCAGCTGAGGCCGCCAAGCTGCGCGAAGTTGCGGCAGTACTTGGAAAATCCGAAACAGAAATATTCCTGCAAGTCCTGCTACCCTGCGCAAGAAGAAGCATTGCTGCCGGAACTTTGCTGGCCCTTGCCCGCTCCCTTGGAGAAGTGGGCATGACCCTCATGCTGGGCGGAAATGTCATCGGGCGCACCAACACCCTTTCCCTTGAAATATACAATGCGGTTTTTAACGGTGAATTTGAACGGGCGGCAGTCCTCTCATCTATCATCGGCGTCGCTTCCATAACCATGTTCACTGCGCTGAAAAAATTTTCTGACGCAGAATAA
- a CDS encoding ATP-binding cassette domain-containing protein yields MTLKINIRKQLPNFALDVALNCKPSTLTAIVGPSGAGKSTLVRIIAGLEEPDSGSISLGEKIWVDTATKTFAKPQQRGLGLVFQEYTLFPHLNVRKNVGFAAVDKECVPALLEKFGISHIAESKPANISGGERQRAAFCQALAREPVLLLLDEPFSALDIATREGLRRELRELKSELNIPIIHVTHDLEEAYYLADSIFVLENGHESPQWLERQRERFCPAPKPRPHLELVGNM; encoded by the coding sequence ATGACCCTGAAAATAAATATTCGTAAACAACTGCCCAACTTCGCACTGGACGTAGCTCTGAACTGTAAACCCTCCACCCTGACAGCCATTGTTGGGCCATCAGGTGCCGGGAAAAGCACGTTAGTGCGCATCATTGCCGGATTGGAAGAGCCTGATTCAGGATCAATCTCCCTCGGTGAAAAAATCTGGGTGGATACGGCAACAAAAACTTTTGCTAAGCCCCAACAAAGGGGTCTGGGCCTTGTCTTTCAGGAATACACCCTCTTCCCGCATTTAAACGTGCGCAAAAACGTGGGTTTCGCGGCTGTGGATAAGGAATGTGTTCCCGCATTGCTTGAAAAATTCGGCATTTCCCACATCGCGGAAAGCAAACCGGCTAACATTTCCGGCGGAGAACGCCAGCGCGCGGCCTTTTGTCAGGCCCTTGCCCGTGAACCAGTGCTGCTCTTGCTTGATGAACCGTTTTCCGCACTGGACATCGCCACCCGCGAAGGGCTGCGCCGGGAATTACGCGAACTCAAAAGCGAGCTGAACATCCCCATCATCCACGTGACCCATGACCTTGAGGAAGCCTATTATCTGGCCGACTCCATCTTCGTACTGGAGAACGGGCATGAATCACCGCAGTGGCTGGAAAGACAGCGAGAAAGATTCTGTCCTGCACCTAAACCACGCCCCCACCTTGAACTCGTAGGAAATATGTAA
- the modA gene encoding molybdate ABC transporter substrate-binding protein has translation MKNLSALLLFVLLSVPVAAQAKIVIASGAGYRALVDHLTDEYTAKTGNEVERVYGNMARVTAQAKNSGTVDLVLGDKSFLDRAKLDYSATQKVGRGRLVIAYPKGKNFSGTDDLLAAQVSRITLPDTTRAIYGKAALQYLKNKGLFSRLEPKLLMVATVPQSASYVVAGEVDYAFINLTHARKIKDSIGGFTLVDESAYSPISIMIEQMNSSAHADECRIFMKFLKSSAARKIVAAHGMQD, from the coding sequence ATGAAAAATTTATCTGCCTTGCTGCTTTTTGTCCTGCTCTCTGTTCCCGTTGCTGCTCAGGCCAAAATAGTTATTGCATCCGGCGCAGGCTACCGTGCACTGGTGGACCACCTCACCGACGAATACACTGCTAAAACCGGAAATGAAGTGGAGCGAGTCTACGGCAACATGGCCCGGGTCACCGCTCAAGCTAAGAACAGCGGCACTGTTGATCTGGTCCTCGGCGATAAAAGTTTTCTGGACAGGGCCAAACTGGATTACTCTGCGACTCAAAAAGTGGGCCGGGGACGGCTGGTTATCGCCTATCCTAAAGGGAAAAATTTTAGCGGAACTGATGATTTGCTGGCTGCGCAGGTTTCACGCATTACCCTGCCGGATACGACACGGGCCATCTACGGCAAAGCGGCGCTGCAATATCTGAAAAACAAAGGGCTGTTCAGCAGACTTGAACCGAAGCTGCTCATGGTTGCAACAGTGCCGCAATCAGCATCATATGTAGTCGCCGGGGAAGTGGACTATGCTTTCATCAACCTGACCCATGCCCGCAAGATCAAGGATTCCATTGGTGGATTCACGCTTGTGGATGAATCTGCCTATTCTCCCATTTCCATTATGATTGAACAAATGAACAGTTCTGCCCACGCTGATGAGTGCAGAATCTTTATGAAATTCCTCAAATCCAGTGCAGCACGTAAAATTGTGGCAGCCCATGGAATGCAGGATTAA